The sequence below is a genomic window from Pseudomonadota bacterium.
TCTTCAAGGGGGTAATGCCACCAAGGATATAGACCTTTTTATCAAGGCCTCGATCCCTGACCAGTTTCATCCATTCCTTAAAGCGTTTGAGATTGTATATACATTGTGTTTGTATAAACTCTGCCCCCGCATTAACCTTCTTCTCAAGCCTTATTACCCTGTAAACAAATGGATCGGCAAAGGGATTGGCAACAGCTCCTATAAAAAGCTCCGGGGGCTCTGAAAGTTCCTCTCCTCCTAAAATTTTACCCTGATCCCTCATACCACGCACTACCTGCAATAGCTGGATAGAATCAAGGTCAAACACACCTTTTGCCTCTTTCTGGTTACCAAATGACTGGTGATCACCACTCAAACAGAGGATATTGCGGATTCCGAGGGCAGATGCACCTAACACATCTGACTGGAGCGCAATACGATTCCTATCCCGTGTAACCATCTGGAGTACCGGGTCAAGACCTTCCTTCTTGAGAAGCGCACAAGAAGCTAAACTACAAAGACGCACAATACCTGTCTGGTTATCCGTCACATTTACACTATCCACAAACCCTTTCAGGATATGCCCTTTCTTCCTTATCACCTCGGGACCTGCTCCCTTAGGGGGACCACACTCAGCGGTAACTGCAAAATGGCCTGACCTTAAGACCCTTTCAAGACGACTTTTTGCTTTCACGTTTTTTGATCCTCCCTTTCTATTTTTCTGGGTCCTTTCCCCTCTCTTTTTGACCAGTCTGCGGGAGGATGTATCGCTTGCAGAAGGTTTAATCGGCCAGACTCATCGAGCCTCGTAATGATAAGCTGCCAGGCACATGGGGTATCAGGGTTGACTTCACATTTGCCATCCTTTGAGCCACCACAGGGCCCGTTGAAAAGCCCCTTTGCACAACGGGTGATAGGGCAAATAGCGGCAAAGTAACCAAGTTTACAATCACCACAACCCCGGCAGTTTTCCACCCAGAGCCCGGCTTCTTTAGTTTCTCCGATAAAGGTGGTATTAAGAGCAGGGACGACATATGCTTCGGGAAATACTTCGGCAACAGCTTGGACACCAGCACCACACCCGAGAGAAAGAATAACATCGTACTGGTTGACCAGGCCGCTGAGCTGTTCGATAAATTCATAGACACACTGGCGGTCTAAAGTAATCTCTTTTGTTTCAATTTCACGCCCCTCCATCTTTGCATCCATACGGAGCGCTGAGGATAAAAGCCCAACCTCCTTCTCCCCACCAGATGCGCACTCTGCCACGCATGTCCCGCAGCCAACTACAAGAATTTTCCTGTATGGTGCTATCATTGCTTTGATCTCAGACAAAGGTTTCCTTTCTGCTGTTATCATTTTCTGACTCCTTTGTAGCTATCCATATACTTACCTTTATGTTTCTTTACTCTTACCGGGGAAGGATCCACTATAGCCTCACGTAAAATCAACCCTCTGGTTAACTCGTCAATTGTCAGGAGGTCTTTATCGGTAGTAACAACAAGCTCTATACGTTCCCGCTCGAGCCCCATCTCCTCTATCAGTTTCTGGGCATACATAAGGCGCTTCCTGGCACGGACATTACCCTCTTGATACCGGCAAACCCCATCAGGACAGGTGACAAGATAAACCATATCTGCCCCTGACTCAAGGGCGCTAAGGAGGTGAAGAGGCTCTATGCGGCCGCTGCATGGTAATGGGAAAAACCTAATCCTTGGACCGAGCTCCTTTTCCAGCACACGCCGGTTTATATCCTGATTCGCATCAAGCTGCTGACAGAAAAAAACCGTGATATTAAGGCCTGCACTTTTCTGATCCATAGCATTAATTCCTCTACCTTAAACACTTTACAGGGCATCTGTCAAGAACCCAAAAACTCCTCTCTCTCATTTACACTCCTTCTACTAACGCAAATGTATGTTCCTTAATGTTCCACCATAGCATGGTCTTCTTCTTTTTAGACTTCTTCCCCTCTTCTACAAATAATCTCATAACGTTCTTTATACGGAGTGAGGATATTATACGTCCCTCAAAATTGAGAAAAAGTTGATAAGCCTGTTTTTCAAAAACCTCTTTGAATTTCTTGGTAGCGTTAAGAATTTTCTTGATATTGACCTTCCCTTCCTCGCCTTTCATCCAGCACTCTACCATTTCCTCTGTTACCTCAATGTGGAATTGGAAACCATAGGCATTATTGCCTACTCTAAATGCCTGATTTTTGCAAACTACAGACTCGGCTAAAAGTACACCCTTCTTGGGTATCTCGAAAGTATCCTCATGCCATTGAAAAACTGGAATTTTTTGGGGTAATCCTTGAAATAATGAGTCTCTTTTTCCATTTTCTGTGAATTTTATGTGGTACCAGCCTATCTCCTTCTGAGGTGATCCACTTATTATAGCACCGCAGGCCTTAGCAAGGAGCTGAGCGCCAAGACAGATACCCAGGAAAGGGATCTCTTCTATCAGTATCCTTGTTATGAAATTATCCTCATCCTTTAAGAAAGGGTATGTACTTTCTTCATAAACATTCATAGAACCGCCAAGCATGATTACAGCAGCTATATTATCAAAATCATCGGGTAGTTTTTCTCCATGGGACAAATCAATCACCTGAAGTTCCCACCCATGATCTTTCAAAAAATTCTCGATCATGCCGGGACCTTCATTTTTAACGTGCTTAATTATCACAACCTTTTTTTTCATCTCTTTCAACCTCCTTTCACAACACCTACCTCACTCCCCGTTAATGAGTGGGGGAGAGGCGGGTTGTGGGGTAGGAGAGGGGTTTTTACATATCAAAATAGAGATAGAATTCATATGGATGCGGGCGTAAACGAACAGGATCTATCTCGCTCTCCCTCTTGTACTCGATCCAAACATCGATCACATCCTTTGTGAAAACACCACCTCTCAAGAGAAATTCATGGTCTTTTTCCAGCGCAGCAATAGATGCTTCAAGAGACACTGGCACAGTTGGCACCTTTTTTGCCTCTTCCGGAGTCATGTCATAGGTATTCACATCCGTTGGCTTACCCGGGTCAATCTTATTGACGATTCCATCAATGCCTGCCATGAGCA
It includes:
- a CDS encoding methylenetetrahydrofolate reductase, producing MKAKSRLERVLRSGHFAVTAECGPPKGAGPEVIRKKGHILKGFVDSVNVTDNQTGIVRLCSLASCALLKKEGLDPVLQMVTRDRNRIALQSDVLGASALGIRNILCLSGDHQSFGNQKEAKGVFDLDSIQLLQVVRGMRDQGKILGGEELSEPPELFIGAVANPFADPFVYRVIRLEKKVNAGAEFIQTQCIYNLKRFKEWMKLVRDRGLDKKVYILGGITPLKTARMAEYMSKQVAGMDVPEEVINRLKGVPTKEQRQEGLKIAIETIQTLKEIEGVHGVHIMAIEWEEAVPELVEKTWLYPRPEV
- a CDS encoding methylenetetrahydrofolate reductase C-terminal domain-containing protein, which codes for MITAERKPLSEIKAMIAPYRKILVVGCGTCVAECASGGEKEVGLLSSALRMDAKMEGREIETKEITLDRQCVYEFIEQLSGLVNQYDVILSLGCGAGVQAVAEVFPEAYVVPALNTTFIGETKEAGLWVENCRGCGDCKLGYFAAICPITRCAKGLFNGPCGGSKDGKCEVNPDTPCAWQLIITRLDESGRLNLLQAIHPPADWSKREGKGPRKIEREDQKT
- a CDS encoding hydrogenase iron-sulfur subunit, which translates into the protein MDQKSAGLNITVFFCQQLDANQDINRRVLEKELGPRIRFFPLPCSGRIEPLHLLSALESGADMVYLVTCPDGVCRYQEGNVRARKRLMYAQKLIEEMGLERERIELVVTTDKDLLTIDELTRGLILREAIVDPSPVRVKKHKGKYMDSYKGVRK
- a CDS encoding type 1 glutamine amidotransferase translates to MKKKVVIIKHVKNEGPGMIENFLKDHGWELQVIDLSHGEKLPDDFDNIAAVIMLGGSMNVYEESTYPFLKDEDNFITRILIEEIPFLGICLGAQLLAKACGAIISGSPQKEIGWYHIKFTENGKRDSLFQGLPQKIPVFQWHEDTFEIPKKGVLLAESVVCKNQAFRVGNNAYGFQFHIEVTEEMVECWMKGEEGKVNIKKILNATKKFKEVFEKQAYQLFLNFEGRIISSLRIKNVMRLFVEEGKKSKKKKTMLWWNIKEHTFALVEGV
- a CDS encoding type I glutamate--ammonia ligase, which translates into the protein SAAVRIPVYSDNPKTKRLEFRPPDNMANPYLALSAMLMAGIDGIVNKIDPGKPTDVNTYDMTPEEAKKVPTVPVSLEASIAALEKDHEFLLRGGVFTKDVIDVWIEYKRESEIDPVRLRPHPYEFYLYFDM